One stretch of Pandoraea oxalativorans DNA includes these proteins:
- the lpdA gene encoding dihydrolipoyl dehydrogenase, with product MSLIEVKVPDIGAEGVDVIEVMIKPGDKIAKDASLITLESDKASMEVPSEVAGTVKEVKIKVGDKASEGTLIAIVEAEDAGAAKAAAPAAAPAAASAPAPAPAAAAAAAAAAAASAPAPVAAKHSGSADIECDVLVLGAGPGGYSAAFRSADLGRKTVLVERYATLGGVCLNVGCIPSKALLHTAAVLEEAQSLGHHGISFAKPEVDLDKLRAYKESVVGKLTGGLAGMAKMRKVEVVTGVGAFLDANHVEVVDKDGKKTVVKFAQAIIAAGSQAVKLPFLPEDPRIVDSTGALELRQIPKKMLVIGGGIIGLEMATVYSALGAEIDVVEMLDGLMQGADRDLVKVWQKMNDKRFGRVMLKTKTVGAEAKADGIYVKFEGEAAPAEPQRYDLVLVAVGRSPNGKKISAEKAGVVVGDRGFISVDKQMRTNVPNIFAIGDIVGQPMLAHKAVHEAHVAAGAANGEKAYFDAIQIPSVAYTDPEVAWAGKTEDQLKAEGVKFGKAVFPWAASGRAIANGRDEGFTKLLFDEETHRILGGAIVGTHAGDLIGELCLAVEMGADAVDIGKTIHPHPTLAESVGMAAEIYEGVCTDVPPPRKK from the coding sequence ATGAGTCTCATTGAAGTCAAGGTGCCGGATATCGGCGCAGAGGGCGTAGACGTCATCGAAGTGATGATCAAGCCCGGCGACAAGATTGCCAAGGATGCGTCGCTGATCACGCTCGAATCCGATAAGGCCTCCATGGAAGTGCCGTCCGAAGTGGCGGGCACGGTCAAGGAAGTGAAGATCAAGGTGGGCGATAAGGCCAGCGAAGGGACGTTGATCGCTATCGTGGAAGCGGAAGATGCCGGCGCCGCCAAGGCCGCCGCGCCCGCCGCCGCACCGGCCGCAGCGTCGGCACCTGCACCTGCACCTGCTGCTGCTGCTGCTGCTGCTGCTGCTGCTGCTGCGAGCGCACCGGCTCCGGTCGCCGCCAAGCATAGCGGCAGCGCCGACATCGAGTGTGATGTGCTCGTGCTGGGCGCAGGCCCGGGCGGGTACTCGGCTGCATTCCGTAGCGCGGACCTGGGGCGCAAGACGGTGCTCGTCGAGCGCTATGCAACGCTCGGCGGTGTGTGCCTGAACGTGGGGTGTATTCCATCGAAGGCCTTGCTGCACACGGCCGCCGTGCTTGAAGAAGCGCAGTCGCTGGGCCACCACGGCATTTCGTTTGCGAAGCCCGAGGTCGATCTCGACAAGCTGCGCGCCTACAAGGAAAGCGTCGTTGGCAAGCTGACCGGTGGTTTGGCCGGTATGGCGAAGATGCGTAAGGTCGAAGTCGTAACTGGCGTCGGCGCATTCCTCGATGCGAATCACGTCGAAGTCGTAGACAAGGACGGCAAGAAGACGGTCGTGAAGTTCGCGCAGGCCATCATCGCTGCGGGCTCGCAAGCCGTGAAGCTGCCGTTCCTGCCGGAAGATCCGCGCATCGTCGATTCGACCGGCGCGCTTGAACTGCGCCAGATTCCGAAGAAGATGCTGGTGATTGGTGGCGGCATCATCGGTCTGGAAATGGCCACGGTCTACAGCGCGCTGGGCGCGGAGATCGACGTCGTCGAAATGCTCGATGGCCTGATGCAGGGCGCTGACCGCGATCTGGTCAAGGTCTGGCAAAAGATGAACGACAAGCGTTTTGGCCGTGTCATGCTCAAGACCAAGACCGTGGGCGCGGAAGCCAAGGCCGACGGCATCTACGTAAAGTTCGAAGGCGAAGCTGCGCCGGCAGAGCCGCAGCGTTACGACCTCGTGCTGGTCGCCGTGGGTCGCAGCCCGAACGGCAAGAAGATCAGCGCCGAGAAGGCCGGTGTGGTGGTGGGTGATCGCGGGTTCATCTCGGTGGACAAGCAGATGCGCACCAATGTGCCGAACATCTTCGCGATTGGCGACATCGTCGGTCAGCCGATGCTGGCGCACAAGGCGGTGCATGAGGCGCACGTCGCTGCCGGAGCCGCGAACGGCGAGAAGGCTTACTTCGACGCGATCCAGATCCCCTCAGTGGCTTACACCGATCCGGAAGTGGCGTGGGCCGGTAAGACGGAAGACCAGCTCAAGGCGGAAGGCGTCAAGTTCGGCAAGGCCGTGTTCCCGTGGGCCGCGTCGGGCCGCGCGATTGCAAACGGTCGCGACGAAGGTTTCACGAAGCTGCTGTTCGACGAAGAGACGCACCGCATTCTCGGCGGCGCTATCGTCGGCACACATGCGGGCGACCTGATCGGAGAACTTTGCCTGGCCGTGGAGATGGGCGCGGACGCTGTCGATATCGGCAAGACCATTCACCCGCACCCGACGTTGGCTGAGTCGGTCGGTATGGCCGCCGAAATCTACGAAGGCGTTTGCACCGACGTTCCGCCGCCGCGCAAGAAGTAA
- a CDS encoding response regulator transcription factor — MTTPNINTDQETVFVVDDDEAVRDSLRWLLEANGYHVRGFGSADDFLQFCADVTQSNRQNNLIGCLILDVRMPGMSGLELQDALIERGINLPIIFVTGHGDVPMAVETMKKGATDFIEKPFDEGELRKQVENMLRTAREEAGRHREQQAAEELLRKLTSREHQVLERIIAGRLNKQIADDLGISIKTVEAHRANIMEKLNVNTVADLLRLALSKR; from the coding sequence ATGACGACACCCAATATCAATACCGATCAAGAAACCGTCTTTGTTGTCGATGACGACGAAGCTGTCCGCGACTCGCTTCGCTGGCTTCTGGAAGCCAATGGATATCACGTGCGAGGGTTTGGCAGTGCAGACGATTTTCTGCAGTTTTGCGCAGACGTTACGCAAAGCAACCGCCAGAACAACCTGATTGGCTGCCTGATTCTCGACGTCCGCATGCCGGGCATGAGCGGACTGGAGCTTCAGGACGCCCTGATCGAGCGCGGTATCAACCTGCCAATCATCTTCGTGACGGGCCACGGCGACGTGCCGATGGCTGTCGAGACGATGAAGAAGGGGGCGACGGACTTCATCGAAAAGCCGTTCGACGAGGGCGAACTGCGCAAACAGGTCGAAAACATGCTGAGAACCGCACGCGAGGAGGCTGGCCGCCATCGCGAACAGCAAGCGGCGGAAGAACTGCTCAGGAAGCTGACGAGCCGCGAGCACCAGGTGCTCGAGCGCATCATCGCCGGTCGCCTGAACAAGCAGATTGCCGACGATCTGGGCATCAGCATCAAGACGGTCGAGGCGCACCGCGCCAACATTATGGAGAAGCTCAACGTTAACACCGTTGCCGATCTACTCCGCCTCGCGCTGTCCAAGCGATAA
- the folD gene encoding bifunctional methylenetetrahydrofolate dehydrogenase/methenyltetrahydrofolate cyclohydrolase FolD translates to MTATLIDGNALAKRIRSEVATRAAALTARGPQPGLAVVLVGEDPASQVYVRNKVKACEDNGLYSSLDRYPADLTESDLLARIDELNRDPKINGILVQLPLPKHIDSHKVLEAIAPEKDVDGFHVSNAGALMTGAPLFRPCTPYGCMKMLESVAFPLRGAVAVVIGASNIVGKPMAMMLLQAGATVTICNSKTRDLAAHTRNADVIVAAVGKRNIVTADMVKPGAAVIDVGMNRDDEGKLCGDVDFQGVKEVAGFITPVPGGVGPMTITMLLVNTIEAAERALG, encoded by the coding sequence ATGACCGCCACCCTCATCGACGGCAACGCCCTCGCCAAACGTATTCGTTCCGAAGTCGCCACACGCGCCGCTGCACTCACCGCCCGTGGCCCTCAACCCGGCCTCGCCGTGGTTCTGGTTGGCGAGGACCCGGCCAGTCAGGTCTATGTGCGCAACAAGGTGAAGGCTTGCGAAGACAACGGCCTGTATTCGTCGCTCGATCGCTACCCGGCGGATCTGACCGAGAGCGATTTGCTTGCACGAATCGATGAGCTGAATCGCGATCCGAAGATCAACGGCATTCTCGTGCAACTGCCGCTGCCGAAACACATCGACAGCCACAAGGTGCTCGAAGCCATTGCACCGGAAAAGGATGTCGACGGCTTCCACGTCTCGAACGCCGGGGCACTCATGACGGGCGCACCGTTGTTCCGCCCCTGCACGCCTTACGGCTGCATGAAGATGCTCGAATCGGTGGCGTTCCCGCTGCGCGGCGCCGTCGCTGTCGTGATCGGCGCGTCCAACATCGTCGGCAAGCCCATGGCCATGATGCTGCTTCAGGCCGGTGCCACCGTCACCATCTGCAACAGCAAGACGCGCGATCTGGCGGCGCACACGCGCAATGCCGACGTGATCGTTGCCGCAGTGGGCAAGCGCAATATCGTCACTGCCGACATGGTCAAGCCGGGTGCCGCAGTGATCGACGTCGGCATGAATCGTGACGACGAAGGCAAGCTCTGTGGCGACGTCGACTTCCAAGGCGTCAAGGAAGTCGCTGGCTTCATCACACCGGTGCCCGGCGGCGTGGGCCCGATGACCATTACCATGTTGCTGGTCAACACGATCGAGGCGGCGGAGCGGGCGCTTGGCTGA
- the aceF gene encoding dihydrolipoyllysine-residue acetyltransferase yields the protein MSQVIEVKVPDIGDFKDLPVIEVLVKAGDKIDAEQALITLESDKATMDVPSPVAGVIKALSLKVGDEVSEGSVILTLETANGSGAQANGAAAPAAAAAAPQAAAPTAAPAAPAAPAAPAVASGGTSKIDVKVPDIGGYDDVPVIEVLVKVGDTVTAEQSLVTLESDKASMDVPSPAAGVVKELKVNVGDKVSEGSLILVLEGAAPAAAPAKAEAPAAAPAPAAAAPAPAPAPAQAAAPAPVAAPAPAAAQGHQPISHASPSVRKFARELGVDVTQVKGTGPKGRVVVDDVRNFVKSALSGNRPAAAGAAPAGGGELNLLPWPKVDFAKYGPVEPKALSRIKKISGANLHRNWVMIPHVTNNDEADIGELEAFRVQLNKENEKAGIKVTMLAFVIKACVLALKKFPTFNASLDGDNLVFKQYFHIGFAADTPNGLVVPVVRDADKKGVFEIARETSELAKLAREGKLKPDQMQGGCFSISSLGGIGGTTFTPIINAPEVAILGLSRSYQKPVWDERKQQFLPQLTLPLSLSYDHRVIDGAEAARFNAYLGQLLADFRRAML from the coding sequence ATGAGTCAAGTGATCGAAGTGAAAGTCCCGGATATCGGTGACTTCAAGGACTTGCCCGTAATTGAAGTGCTGGTGAAGGCGGGCGACAAGATCGACGCCGAGCAGGCCCTGATCACGCTGGAGTCGGATAAGGCCACGATGGACGTGCCGAGCCCGGTCGCAGGTGTCATTAAAGCGCTGAGCCTGAAGGTCGGCGATGAAGTGTCCGAAGGTTCTGTGATTTTGACGCTCGAGACCGCCAACGGCTCGGGCGCACAGGCGAATGGCGCGGCTGCACCTGCCGCTGCGGCCGCGGCACCGCAAGCTGCTGCACCGACTGCCGCCCCGGCAGCGCCCGCCGCTCCGGCAGCGCCCGCGGTCGCCAGCGGCGGTACCAGCAAGATCGACGTCAAGGTGCCGGATATCGGCGGTTATGACGACGTGCCCGTGATCGAAGTGCTGGTGAAGGTGGGCGACACCGTCACCGCCGAGCAATCGCTCGTGACGCTGGAATCGGACAAGGCGTCGATGGACGTGCCGAGCCCGGCCGCAGGTGTCGTAAAAGAACTGAAGGTGAACGTCGGTGACAAGGTCTCCGAAGGTTCGCTGATCCTCGTGCTCGAAGGTGCGGCTCCGGCTGCGGCGCCTGCCAAGGCAGAAGCCCCGGCCGCCGCACCGGCACCCGCCGCCGCAGCGCCCGCTCCGGCACCGGCTCCGGCTCAGGCAGCAGCACCTGCACCGGTCGCTGCTCCTGCCCCTGCAGCAGCACAAGGCCATCAGCCGATCAGCCACGCTAGTCCGTCGGTGCGTAAGTTCGCACGCGAACTGGGCGTGGATGTCACGCAGGTCAAGGGCACGGGTCCGAAGGGACGCGTGGTCGTCGACGACGTGCGCAATTTCGTCAAGAGCGCGCTTTCCGGCAACCGCCCGGCCGCTGCAGGCGCTGCGCCGGCAGGGGGTGGCGAGTTGAATCTGCTGCCGTGGCCGAAGGTCGATTTTGCCAAGTACGGTCCGGTCGAGCCGAAGGCGCTCTCGCGCATCAAGAAGATCTCCGGCGCGAACCTGCATCGCAACTGGGTCATGATCCCGCACGTCACGAACAACGACGAAGCGGATATCGGTGAACTCGAAGCGTTCCGCGTGCAGTTGAACAAGGAAAACGAAAAGGCTGGCATCAAGGTCACGATGCTCGCGTTCGTCATCAAGGCCTGCGTGCTGGCTCTGAAGAAATTCCCGACGTTCAACGCCAGCCTCGACGGCGACAATCTCGTCTTCAAGCAGTACTTCCACATCGGTTTCGCCGCCGACACGCCGAACGGTCTCGTGGTGCCGGTCGTTCGCGACGCGGACAAGAAGGGCGTCTTCGAGATCGCTCGCGAAACGTCGGAACTGGCAAAGCTCGCCCGCGAAGGCAAGCTGAAGCCGGATCAGATGCAAGGTGGCTGCTTCTCGATTTCGTCGCTCGGCGGCATCGGTGGCACGACCTTCACGCCGATCATCAACGCACCGGAAGTGGCCATTCTGGGTCTGTCGCGTTCTTATCAGAAGCCGGTGTGGGATGAGCGCAAGCAGCAGTTCCTGCCGCAACTGACGCTGCCGCTGTCACTGTCCTACGATCACCGCGTGATCGATGGCGCAGAAGCCGCTCGCTTCAACGCCTACCTGGGCCAGTTGTTGGCGGACTTCCGTCGCGCGATGCTTTAA
- the aceE gene encoding pyruvate dehydrogenase (acetyl-transferring), homodimeric type, with product MSAVPEEALKIVSPADADPQETQEWLASLEGVLAAEGPERAHYLLEKLIEFARINGEHLPFSANTPYINTIPVDQQARIPGDQDIEHKIRSYTRWNAIAMVLRAGKDTNVGGHIASFASAATLYDVGFNHFWHAPSDKHGGDLVFVQGHSSPGVYSRAFLLGRLEMTQLENFRQEVDGGGLSSYPHPWLMPDFWQFPTVSMGLGPIMAIYQARFMKYLESRNIVKTEGRKVWAFLGDGETDEPESLGAIGMAGREQLDNLVFVINCNLQRLDGPVRGNGKIIQELESEFRGAGWNVIKVVWGSRWDSLLARDKQGLLMKRMMECVDGEYQTYKSKDGAYVREHFFNTPALKAMVADWSDEDIWALNRGGHDPHKIYAAYHSATTHKGQPTVILAKTIKGYGMGEAGQAMNITHQQKKMPVESLKKFRDQFKLPISDDQIADVPYIKFEEGSKELEYMRARRMELGGYLPQRRTKAASLPVPALNAFDALLKATAEGREISTTMAFVRILNVLLKDKALGQRIVPIVPDESRTFGMEGLFRQIGIWSQVGQRYIPQDQDQLMFYKESESGQILQEGINEAGGMCDWIAAATSYSTHGETMIPFYIFYSMFGFQRIGDLAWAAGDMRARGFLVGGTAGRTTLNGEGLQHEDGHSLLWASSIPNCLPYDPTFAYELAVIVQDGLRRMVQDQEDVYYYLTVMNENYAHPAMPEGVENDILKGMYAFRRGTDNSKAPRVQLLGSGTIFNEVIAAAEMLKNDWGVESDLWSCPSFTELAREGNDVARHNLLHPTETARLSHVEKCLNDTRGPVIASTDYIRTYADQIRPFVRGRYVVLGTDGYGRSDTREKLRHFFEVDRNWVTVAALKALADEGTLPASKVAEAIAKYNLDPNKPNPMTV from the coding sequence ATGTCCGCCGTACCTGAAGAAGCCCTGAAGATCGTATCCCCTGCGGACGCCGATCCCCAAGAAACGCAAGAATGGCTGGCCTCGCTCGAAGGCGTGCTGGCTGCCGAAGGCCCGGAGCGCGCGCATTACCTGCTTGAGAAGCTGATCGAATTCGCCCGCATCAACGGCGAGCATCTGCCTTTCTCGGCAAATACCCCCTACATCAACACCATCCCCGTCGACCAGCAGGCCCGTATTCCGGGCGATCAGGACATCGAGCACAAGATCCGCTCGTACACCCGCTGGAATGCGATCGCGATGGTGCTGCGTGCCGGTAAGGACACGAACGTCGGCGGCCACATCGCCTCGTTCGCCTCGGCCGCGACTCTTTACGACGTCGGTTTCAACCACTTCTGGCACGCCCCGTCCGACAAGCACGGCGGCGATCTGGTCTTCGTGCAGGGCCACTCGTCGCCGGGCGTGTATAGCCGCGCATTCCTGCTGGGCCGTCTGGAAATGACGCAGCTCGAGAACTTCCGTCAGGAAGTGGACGGCGGCGGTCTGTCGTCGTACCCGCACCCGTGGCTGATGCCGGACTTCTGGCAGTTCCCGACGGTCTCGATGGGGCTGGGCCCGATCATGGCGATCTACCAGGCTCGCTTCATGAAGTATCTCGAGTCGCGCAATATCGTGAAGACCGAAGGCCGTAAGGTCTGGGCGTTCCTCGGCGACGGCGAGACGGACGAGCCGGAATCGCTGGGTGCGATCGGCATGGCCGGCCGTGAACAGCTCGACAACCTCGTGTTCGTGATCAACTGTAACCTGCAGCGCCTGGACGGCCCGGTGCGCGGTAACGGCAAGATCATCCAGGAACTCGAATCGGAATTCCGTGGTGCTGGCTGGAACGTGATCAAGGTGGTTTGGGGCAGCCGTTGGGATTCGCTGCTTGCCCGTGACAAGCAGGGCTTGCTCATGAAGCGCATGATGGAATGCGTGGACGGCGAATATCAGACGTACAAGTCGAAGGACGGTGCTTACGTTCGCGAGCATTTCTTCAACACGCCGGCGTTGAAGGCGATGGTCGCCGACTGGTCGGATGAGGATATCTGGGCGCTGAACCGTGGCGGCCACGATCCGCACAAGATCTACGCGGCCTATCATTCGGCCACGACGCACAAGGGTCAGCCGACCGTCATTCTGGCCAAGACCATCAAGGGCTATGGCATGGGCGAGGCCGGTCAGGCCATGAACATCACCCACCAGCAGAAGAAGATGCCGGTGGAGTCGCTCAAGAAATTCCGCGACCAGTTCAAGCTGCCGATCTCGGACGATCAGATCGCCGACGTGCCGTACATCAAGTTCGAGGAAGGTTCGAAGGAACTGGAATACATGCGCGCCCGCCGCATGGAACTGGGAGGCTACCTGCCGCAACGCCGCACCAAGGCGGCTTCGCTGCCGGTGCCCGCGCTGAACGCATTCGACGCACTGCTCAAGGCGACTGCCGAAGGCCGTGAGATTTCGACGACGATGGCGTTCGTGCGTATTCTCAACGTGCTGCTCAAGGACAAGGCGCTGGGTCAGCGCATCGTGCCGATCGTGCCGGATGAGTCGCGCACGTTTGGTATGGAAGGCTTGTTCCGCCAGATCGGTATCTGGAGCCAGGTCGGCCAGCGCTACATCCCGCAGGATCAGGACCAACTGATGTTCTACAAGGAATCCGAGAGCGGTCAGATTCTGCAGGAGGGCATCAACGAAGCCGGCGGTATGTGCGACTGGATCGCTGCCGCAACGTCGTATTCGACGCACGGCGAGACGATGATCCCGTTCTACATCTTCTACTCGATGTTCGGTTTCCAGCGTATCGGCGATCTGGCCTGGGCGGCTGGCGACATGCGCGCGCGCGGTTTCCTGGTGGGCGGTACGGCCGGTCGTACGACGCTTAACGGCGAAGGTCTCCAGCACGAAGACGGTCATTCGCTGCTGTGGGCGTCGTCGATTCCGAACTGCCTGCCATACGATCCGACGTTCGCTTACGAACTCGCCGTGATCGTTCAGGACGGTCTGCGCCGCATGGTGCAGGATCAGGAAGACGTGTATTACTACCTCACCGTGATGAACGAAAACTACGCGCACCCGGCGATGCCGGAAGGCGTGGAGAACGACATCCTGAAGGGCATGTACGCCTTCCGTCGCGGCACGGACAACAGCAAGGCACCCCGCGTGCAACTGCTGGGTTCGGGTACGATCTTCAACGAAGTGATCGCCGCTGCCGAAATGCTCAAGAACGACTGGGGCGTCGAATCGGATCTGTGGAGCTGCCCGAGCTTTACGGAACTGGCTCGCGAAGGCAACGACGTGGCGCGTCACAATCTGCTGCATCCGACCGAGACGGCTCGCCTGTCGCACGTCGAGAAGTGCCTGAACGATACGCGTGGTCCGGTCATCGCATCGACCGACTACATTCGTACGTACGCCGATCAGATCCGTCCGTTCGTTCGTGGCCGTTATGTTGTGCTCGGCACCGACGGTTATGGCCGTTCGGATACGCGCGAAAAGCTGCGTCACTTCTTCGAGGTGGATCGTAACTGGGTCACGGTGGCTGCGCTCAAGGCGCTGGCCGACGAAGGCACGCTGCCGGCCAGCAAGGTTGCCGAGGCGATTGCCAAGTACAACCTGGATCCGAACAAACCCAACCCGATGACCGTCTAA
- a CDS encoding MFS transporter — MTTVVVVKKAGEIAIAADSLVTFGDTRLSQSYEENRKVFHVGDSYVGLAGTTAHFPVMRAILSGMADECRLHSRDEVFRTFCRVHQKLKEEYFLNTKEEEDDPYESSQITSVIANPTGIYGVYSYREVFVFDRFWGIGSGRNFALGAMYALYDQDLSARAIAEAGVKAGAEFDKSSAGPFQVHEFPIDTTIKS; from the coding sequence ATGACCACCGTGGTAGTCGTCAAGAAGGCAGGGGAAATCGCCATTGCCGCCGATTCGCTCGTCACGTTCGGCGATACCCGGCTGTCGCAATCCTACGAAGAGAACCGCAAGGTTTTTCACGTGGGGGATTCTTATGTCGGTCTGGCCGGCACGACGGCACATTTCCCGGTCATGCGCGCCATTCTTTCCGGTATGGCGGATGAGTGCCGTCTCCATTCGCGAGACGAAGTTTTCCGCACGTTCTGCCGGGTCCATCAGAAGCTCAAGGAAGAGTATTTCCTCAACACCAAGGAAGAGGAAGACGACCCGTACGAGTCGTCGCAGATCACGAGCGTGATTGCGAATCCGACTGGAATCTACGGGGTCTATTCCTACCGGGAAGTGTTCGTTTTCGATCGGTTCTGGGGGATCGGCTCGGGGCGCAATTTCGCGCTCGGCGCCATGTATGCCCTCTACGACCAGGATCTGAGCGCACGTGCCATCGCCGAAGCCGGCGTGAAGGCGGGGGCGGAATTCGACAAGAGTTCGGCCGGTCCGTTTCAGGTACATGAGTTTCCGATCGATACCACCATCAAGTCATAA
- a CDS encoding PAS domain S-box protein translates to MLSPRLANSSPPSRSAATPARSNRWLQGFAESHYYLLVPLVSIVIFLVVMSLILWSLNRRETEQQQDTLYRNVAWAQQQIRLNMLAIQDQVSSLARDTAAKPQDVAHFQNTASELMQNHADIVFMNWLDASQRPRWAAPADSPFASRLQGSAQHPMEDELLVAFRAARDSRRSAYSTLIYDASGASYIVVQVPVLREREFLGTISAVYSVEGLLIHELPQELGDKFKVSFIDTHNNELATTSTRPPLPRDVSYELLLDPPGHSLAVRIYSYPAVGNFVNNTLVWLIAGLSCFVLWSLWSLWRHTRQRFEAQQALFNETSFRRAMENSIVIGMRVLDLQGHITYVNPAFCRMTGWDEPDLMNRAPPYPYWPKDDIHEMQRRIDMTLRGKAPSHGFEIRVQRKDGTIFYARMFVSPLVDAHGRQTGWMSSLTDISEPKRAREELAAAHERFTTVLESLDASVSVLAVDKAELLFANRYYRQLFGTRPEGHLELSGGGELSPTSLDHIDMVDAFAGLPAASLTDTAAETQEIYLPTHQKWFEVRRQYIQWVDGHLAQLQVATDITARRHAEELARQEEERLQFTGRLTTMGEMASSLAHELNQPLAAINNYCMGTAALVRAGRTSPETLLPALEKTSQQAVRAGMIIKRIRAFVKRSEPKRQPSSIYEIVADAVGLAEIEARKRRIRIVTELPAGLPQINVDPVLIEQVLMNLLKNAAEAMHGYTPPPGQRRDPTVRLHVERRDKSIEFQVSDHGPGVDEATIERLFEPFFSTKSDGMGMGLNICRSIIESHHGRLWVENNEIDGVRNGCTFCILLPLESDTTSGSGGGL, encoded by the coding sequence ATGCTTTCGCCACGCCTCGCAAACTCATCCCCGCCGTCCCGGTCCGCTGCTACGCCAGCCCGCTCCAACCGTTGGTTGCAGGGGTTTGCGGAGTCGCACTACTACTTGCTGGTACCGCTCGTCTCCATTGTGATCTTTCTGGTGGTGATGAGTTTGATTCTGTGGAGCCTGAACCGTCGCGAAACGGAGCAGCAGCAGGACACGCTTTATCGAAACGTCGCTTGGGCGCAGCAGCAGATCCGCCTCAATATGCTGGCCATTCAGGACCAGGTCAGTTCCCTTGCGCGCGACACGGCGGCCAAACCGCAGGACGTGGCGCACTTCCAGAACACGGCAAGCGAGTTGATGCAAAATCATGCAGACATCGTCTTCATGAACTGGCTCGATGCATCGCAGCGGCCGAGGTGGGCAGCTCCGGCGGACTCCCCCTTCGCTTCACGGCTACAAGGCTCGGCCCAGCATCCCATGGAGGACGAGCTGTTAGTGGCGTTTCGCGCGGCGCGCGACTCGCGTCGCTCCGCCTACTCCACCCTGATCTACGACGCCTCGGGGGCCAGCTACATCGTCGTTCAGGTGCCCGTGCTGCGTGAGCGCGAGTTCCTCGGCACGATTAGTGCGGTGTATTCGGTCGAGGGCTTGCTCATTCATGAGTTGCCCCAGGAACTCGGCGACAAGTTCAAGGTGTCGTTCATCGACACGCACAACAACGAACTGGCGACGACATCCACGCGACCACCGCTACCACGCGACGTGTCGTACGAGTTGTTGCTCGACCCGCCCGGCCACAGTCTGGCTGTGCGCATCTACTCGTATCCGGCGGTCGGCAACTTCGTCAACAACACGCTCGTCTGGCTGATTGCCGGGTTGTCCTGCTTCGTGCTCTGGAGTCTCTGGAGTTTGTGGCGCCACACGCGCCAGCGATTCGAAGCGCAGCAGGCGCTGTTTAATGAGACGTCATTCCGCAGGGCGATGGAGAACTCCATCGTGATCGGTATGCGGGTCCTCGACCTGCAAGGCCACATCACCTACGTAAATCCGGCATTTTGTCGGATGACGGGCTGGGACGAGCCGGATCTCATGAATCGTGCGCCGCCCTATCCGTACTGGCCGAAGGACGATATTCACGAAATGCAGCGCCGCATCGATATGACGCTGCGCGGCAAAGCCCCGTCGCACGGTTTCGAAATTCGGGTGCAACGCAAGGACGGCACGATTTTCTATGCGCGCATGTTTGTCTCGCCGCTGGTCGATGCCCATGGCCGCCAGACCGGCTGGATGTCCTCGCTGACGGACATCAGCGAGCCCAAACGGGCCCGTGAAGAGCTCGCCGCCGCGCACGAACGGTTCACGACGGTGCTCGAAAGCCTCGACGCCTCGGTATCGGTGCTGGCCGTCGACAAGGCAGAGTTACTCTTCGCCAACCGCTATTACCGGCAACTGTTCGGCACGCGCCCAGAAGGCCACCTCGAACTGTCGGGCGGGGGCGAATTGTCGCCGACGTCGCTCGACCACATCGACATGGTCGATGCTTTTGCCGGACTGCCCGCAGCGTCGCTGACCGATACGGCGGCGGAAACGCAGGAAATCTACCTGCCGACGCACCAGAAATGGTTCGAAGTTCGACGTCAGTACATTCAGTGGGTGGACGGCCATCTGGCGCAATTGCAAGTGGCGACGGACATTACGGCCCGCCGTCACGCGGAAGAGCTGGCCCGTCAGGAAGAAGAACGCCTGCAATTCACGGGTCGTCTTACGACGATGGGTGAAATGGCGTCGTCGCTGGCGCACGAACTGAATCAGCCGCTCGCGGCCATCAACAACTACTGCATGGGCACGGCCGCGCTGGTGCGCGCCGGCCGCACGTCCCCTGAAACACTGTTGCCGGCATTGGAAAAGACCTCTCAACAGGCGGTGCGGGCCGGGATGATCATCAAGCGGATTCGGGCCTTCGTGAAACGAAGCGAGCCGAAGCGACAACCGTCATCCATTTATGAGATTGTGGCGGACGCCGTCGGCCTGGCGGAAATCGAAGCGCGTAAGCGTCGCATCCGTATCGTCACGGAGCTTCCGGCAGGACTGCCACAGATCAACGTCGACCCGGTGTTGATCGAACAGGTCCTCATGAACCTGCTCAAGAACGCCGCCGAAGCGATGCACGGCTACACGCCTCCGCCGGGACAACGACGCGACCCGACGGTGCGTTTGCATGTGGAACGGCGGGATAAATCTATTGAATTCCAGGTGTCCGATCACGGCCCTGGGGTTGACGAAGCGACTATCGAACGATTGTTTGAACCGTTCTTTAGTACCAAGTCGGACGGCATGGGCATGGGCCTGAATATCTGCCGTTCGATCATCGAATCGCACCACGGCCGTCTGTGGGTAGAAAACAATGAAATCGACGGCGTGCGGAATGGTTGTACTTTTTGTATTCTGTTACCGTTAGAAAGCGATACGACATCCGGATCCGGGGGAGGACTATGA